The Amphiura filiformis chromosome 13, Afil_fr2py, whole genome shotgun sequence genome segment GAACAGCACTGGTAAGCAGCTGTAACCAGTTGGACCTGTTTGTCCGCGGGCATGCTTGACGGCAGTAAGGTTATGGTCTCTGCAAAAAAACCCAACCCATTAGTaaatacaattacaaaaataaaagAGAATTCGTGCAGAAATGTTGTTGATATGATAGGGTGTTTTAGTCCAGAAGAGTGCGTGAGACTATGAaatcaaataaacatctcaaaaaaagtaattaccccttgAAATAATGGCCactattcaaaaatgggctattgtattaTTAATCTGTAAAGTGCGTTGGAAGCAGAGAATTTGTTTCTGCACATTTGGACACCTCATTTATATAGCAATTGacttaatattgacgtcacagcgtacatttgaatcaatgttacccaaaatttgaaagttgcagtaaaattcTGCTgacttgtattcagtataatggaaggaaatctgtgtaatgatatctgaatgtttttgtattaagttgtaagtgcaactttcaaatcgggaccgcactacattaaattgaccgatgttttattgttttctggactatcgtatcaaatgaggtgtcaaaatgcgcagaaataaattctgcttccaacacattttacagatttgtaatacaatagcctgtttatgaataatagccattatttaaagggggtaattacttttttttgagatgtttacactACAGTTACGCTTTCTCTATTACAACTGGAGTATCTTTACATGAATAAGTTGATTTTGTCAGTATTATTAAAGTAGAAACGACAGTTGAACTAGTGCATTAAGAATCATAAAGACCACTATTTTATGGATAATTTACAATTGTTCTGATATCGCAATATCGCTTCTTCATTATGAAGCAGCGATGTTTCGACAATGCCATTAAATTCTATTTGATTTTtattacagtcagtctactctgaagtacaaagtaccgacgcggacgcacacattgtgccgactttgaagacacgcatacctcagcagagacgctttacgcgctgtatacgcgggCGTTGTCACATtttacttcagagtggacaaactgtagttttGAGTAGCAAACTACTACTTGTTCTTAAAAAACATTTGGGGGGGGGAGGATAGCGGCACGCGGACTATGGAAATGTTGATTTTCTCTATACCTATATAAAGTCAATTTTAGGGGCATATCCAATCCTGTTTGCCCAACTTTAgttattaaaattacatttttatgaCAATGTTATTGCTATGAAAATGAATCTGCAAGTAatgatattaatttattaatattaatttttttattttatacgaATCCGGGCCGCGCATAAAATACATGTATCAGCAAGTATGCTATATACCAATATAAGCTGGATAGTTAGTCGGGCCATTGTCGCTGATAAAGGCTGCGACCAGCTTCCTATCAAAGACGACAACGTCAATATCGTGCTCCGAGCCGTCCAGGTAATCCATGAGTAGCATGGTGTTGTTGAAACCGAGTCCAGATCGACCACAGTCATCGGTTGTGCGGAGACTACTGGTGATTGCGGTGTACGTATTACGTACGTCATCCGTCGTCTTGCACATGGTCACACCGATGGCACTGCAGGAGTACTCGAGTTTCATGATTGCTGGGAATTTGACACTGTGGATAAAgggcaaacattttaaaatgacaatGTCTTCATTGGTTAACAAACAGATGTACTTATGTaattgaacaaattcattaggATTGGTGGAGTAAACTCAGTTACAATGTTCGTTGTATCTGATTCAGATatgcacttacttgtgtacgtttcagcaaacactTTTGCCTTTGTCAACATTTGATGTGAGAAGTGACTGCATCTACTGGCAACTGCTAGAGGAATTTCCGGCGTGATTGTTTGAGTTGCGAAAATATGAGATAGCTGATACAGGCCTTCGTCCCTGTTCATAGTTGTACACCACTCTTTCTTATTTCTACAGTTTCTTTAATCCAAAGTTTGTGTCTAGCTTGCTCTGTGCCAATGACCTCAGCTTCCCCCATCCAATAACGTGATTCTTGTCAACAACATGATCTGTTATGGCCGACTTGTGCGTGATAGTTAACGACTCTCTTCTTCCTGCTTTAGTGACCACTGTGTTGCTGACTTTCTCCATTTTACTTTTGTGTTCTTCCAAGCGCGTACCAATGTTTCTTCCTCTTTCACCGATGTAAGATAATTCTCTGTTCATGCAGGGAATTTTATACACTGCCTGAGTGGTGTTGCAGTGAGAGTCACGCTTATCTTTTGAATGAACCAGTTGTTATCTGAGGGGGTTGTGTGGTCTCATAGCTgttgaaatattattatattatagttCTTCATTACTCTGGCGACTCTTTTGCGTGACACCCTTCACATAATGGTAGAACAACCATACTTTACTCTTGTTTTCCTCAGTCTTATTGTCGCTTTCCATGGTTTAACACTTTAAATTTGATCGTTCACTTTTCAAATGTCCAATTGGGATAACCACAAGTTTGAAGGGCTTTCTGGACTTTATTCTCCTCTTCCACTTTACCCTCCACTTCTGTCACTATTGTGTCctttttgtagtaggcctacaaagaTCTTATGACGCCAAGTTTATAAGGGGGCTGGGACTGGTAATTGAGGTATTGAACGGTGTGTGTTGGTTTGCGGTAAACTATAAGCTTCACAGTAGTACCGTATTCTTTCTTTACAATCAATGTACCCAGAAAAGGTAGAGAACCTTGCGTTAGTTGCTCAAATGTACACTTGACACATTGGCACAGAGTACAAACGCTGGATTAAGGAAGCTCTAGAAAAAAAGAGGGGCATGcaactatgaacagagacgaaggaCAGTACAGCTACCTTACATTTTCGATGAGTTTCTGCAacagggatcaagaaaatcctctgaaggaaaaccaactggcaactccaaAAATCAAGCTGGAAATccctctagcgtcggttgccagtagatgctgtcactcctcatcaagtgtttaCAAAGGCAATagtgtttgctgaaacgtacacaagtaagggcattttctggatcagatacaacgaACATTGTTAACTGAGATATACTTGCTGTTCAAAACCTGGTAAGCTAAGCTTTTGCCAAATAGCTATATATAGGCTAACATATTAAAGTTCGATCTGGTTAATGAAAAGTCTCTATTTTGATATAAGTTAGGTCTAACTTTGTAATATTTTATCTATATCATGGGTATTTTATTGGACAATTTGGTACATGGTTGAAAAGCCATAAGAAAGTTTACAACTCTGGAAAGAGTCAAATTCTGAGCAAGATAAAGCAGCCAATACCGACCATATTGCTCAAGAAAATCATAGTTCAATACTTACGGTCTCGGGCATTTTGCCAATTCGATCGATTCGAAGTTAAATCTAGCTAATGAAAATATAAGTTAACTTTTTATATTCCATTCTACATCATGGGTAGTTTAGCAATGTTTGCCTGATAGAGTTTACAATCCTAGAGAAAATATGACTAAGAATAAGAATTAATACTATAATCAAATGCaccaaacctttgacgagcgcgactaccgtgatcgAAGCtaaacaacgcgtacggcgcacagttcattcataaatatccactcggcaacagcagattgcctcagcagccaatcagagacaagtgcgttcaacgcaataaatacgcgatgtatacttaaaatacgcgctcgtcaaaggtttactgcatttgactATACTTACATCTTGCAAGCGTTGTCAATATCGGCCTCGGAGGAGATGAGACAAGACGCAGCCGTGTACAGGTTGGCAACGGGCCAGTGCGGAATACGAGCATTACCTCTACGTATGGTGGCGTGCATGTAGCTATTTGTCTTTGCGATAGAGGCGGACGCATAGCTTGTTCCTGGAATATATATACATAATATGATTTTAATTTAatcttttgatccaaacacaaggaaagttattcctacctcggaattttcagatggtactccatctttcatcataTCAAGTCGCGATCTTTTTGAAGTGAATGTTTGAACCggcccgtctttgttgagagatggttggttggctttgatgtgaactgcctttttgactccacgttggaaccacctgatGTCCCTGTCCAGTATATGAACTTTGTCCAAGTCCACAAAAGGCTTGATGTAAATATGGTATGAGAACTCTGATGATGTACTGCTAGACCTCTTGTGTTCAGAGAGCACTCAGTTCCACCAATCCTTGCCAATATAGGCTTCTTTGTACTGTATGGTTACAGTTACGGGATGTAATATACCGGACCTGTAACGTCCTCCTTATCTGTCTTGTCCTTGGATGACACAATGATTTGTCTTAGTGTGCGGGTTGGCTTAAAAACATACTGACGCCGTAATTGCTGAAGGTCTTTCTAATAGCTTCAGAGGTATCATTGATATAGGGAAGGACAACGCGACCTTTATTTGGGCGTTTATCGCCCACACCGCTCGTTTCGTTATGTCGATTTAACGCGTGCCCATttgggatatccacatttcgctaaAGCGTTAGTCACATGCGATCCTCCGAGCTTTCGCGATCCTTCGTGACCACGGTATCTGCCCTAAAGTTCGGACGACTGTGTGAGTTTGTGATCAATGGGTGATTGGAGCCGAAATTAAGATATTGATCAGTGTATGTGCTTTTGTGATACATTGTTACTTTGGTGGATCTATCTGGTTGGATAACGGTGAGAGTATTTCCCCTCTTCTTCGGTTGTGAACTCAATGAATGTCCAGTGACGTAAGATGGTCAGTAAATTCTTGAGAGTGACACTTCTTAAGTTACAATGGATGTCATCTACTAGCAAAACCACCACAGAGGGGGGGTATGGGGCACTGTTTCATTGGCTCTCTGTTCAAGATCTTCCATGTAAATGTCGCACAGTATCGGAGAAAGCGGAAGTCCCAATAATATTCTCCATtgtacacaaaatacaatttaagaCAGGCTTCACAGAGTCTAACAATCTGGTCACGAGATAATTCAATTCTATTGCTGAGGGCTCTATCCTGTTCTAGGCGAAAGCGTAAAATCCTAAGTGCTTTGTCAACTGGGACCTGTAGATGTGAATAAAATACTGACGTTATACGATCTTAaactcctgatcctcctccaccttTTTATCTTTAATAAGTTCAAAAAAATTGCTGCAAATTGgaaatgtgttttgtttttccGACAAGAGGTGATAAAATGTGGGCTACTGTTTGTGCGCGCGAAAAGGGGGGATTACCTAAGGAAACTGCACTAAAAAGTTTATAACCTCAAAAGGTTATTAGTCCTAATCAGTAAGTTTCAAAGcgatgtggcaatgacgtcattcGGAAATATTTTCTAAATGCACCAACAGATCAAGCTATTTCGATAATTGGGAGAAATAGTTTCCAAAATTTATTCACCAGCGATGTGTTACGTGTAAttcgattatcactatgtcaacctgatcacgcttttgagttttgcaccacgatcgaaaagatcgcaacacaaagtctatggcaagtactatcaattccaaaaggtgggtgatccagttaccagggagttatgtaaccacttcgctggggAATTAGGAGCAGGATAAGAAACACCATAAATCATTGGACCTTTCCCTGATTTGTTTGTGTAGCGATACTACTAGACCATACCTTTCGTCTTCAAGTGCTCAGCACACAGTGCGGCCAGCGGTCCACAGTCGTCCCAAAATGTGACACATCCATCGACTGTGATATTTTTGATCCGCAGGATCTTCACGATCTCCAGGGCGTGGTGTTGATCCCGTGTGTGATCCTCGACGTCCAAATTGATAAACTCATAAacctgtaaaaaattaattttatttgcatTATTAGGGAGGCGCCAAGTACCCGATAAATAATTTATCAATGTCAATCCTTTGTGTCTATATTGACTACATTACAATGAGATTTATTGTTTGGAGGAAAAAAGCAATATTTAGATAATATTTTGTGAAAGTTAATTTCAtttcaataattataattttaattaatgTGTCCTATTAAAGACCTAAACTTCGCCCACTCTTCCCAAAGATGATATGATGTATGCATCATGGGTTAGGAATAATGATCTATATATAATTGCCTTGGTGTGGTCTTGTTTAAGTCAAAGGGAACCTGGAGGCACCagtgcgatttgcaaataatATGATTGGGACGTTGTCGGTGCGAACCTGACACCACGTATCGTGCTCTGGGGCACATCATCAGTTTGTTGGTAAGTATGCTCCCTCGGAATTGGGAGACGGGGGATCTTTGGGACTGACGGTGTACCGGTTAAAGGGGTGTCTTTCAGAGCGGCGAACTGTGTCCAAATCAAGGGGTTTTCTTTGCCTCTTTAGTTGAAATCACCTAAAAAAGAAATGtcaggaatgagcaatttaggggtcttttagagttGAAATTAGAGTTGTCAGCACTTTGATAACATGGTTAAGTGCCCCTGGATTGGGCTGTAACTGTGATATAGAGATATAGCCGtgtattttgatttttacacTGTCTTTTATTGCTGTGATTTTATTGACACGCCCTAGCTACTGATCGGAATTACCGTCAAATAATATTGACATAACTCTCATCAGATCTCCAGCTGGGGTGATAAAACTATTAAGTGTAGTCATTTAATCATCCATAGAAAGAAACACAACTCTGACCTGGTCCTTCGCGATATGGTTCGGGTTTGATTCGATTAGGATCACCTGGACACCCATAGCGGCTGCAGCGGGCCACATGTACGCCTTGCCGAGTCCACCAGCGCCAATGATCAGGATATATTTCCCGTCAAGAACATGGTCCTGGGATCTCTGGATCATGGATCGGACCCATGGCCGGACACTGCGACCAAGGATCGAGTCTTGTTTCAGCGGTGTTGCACTGTCATACTCGGTTTCAGATCGGCACACCTGGTATATGCTTTGTGCGTTGATCGGTGTGCACTGTTGGGCTAGGTGGTACATGAAATCGATTATCTGACCGTTTATTGTGCAGTCGTGGCTTTTCACTCCAATTGCCACTGGAACGATTTCACCATCCTCGTCCGTAAGGAAGAAATCAACACCTGAAGCAATAAATCAATATTATAATTTAAGcaaaacggctcttttcagagccaccaaaacctttaaaattagcagataggcgagatctgcttgttctctgttgacaaggggcagtcttcagtgaacggctcttttcagagccatcagtaggcaaggggcggcctacatgtctcattcttaggtactttgtcctgaagaagtcagagctactcctgacgaaagcttgacagttctaaacttgtccgacggcaaacCAGCTAAatacccactaattgttatgaattcccgtcgtaaaagcctatcccacaatttaatgcaatattgtaatatttctaTAATTATTTGACTGAGAACTACGAGGATTTAGGTCAGATATTTGAAAGgaaatttcaatattatttttctaaaacaaattAGAGATTTTAGTTGAagctatttattttaaaatagcaAGTTGGTCTTGCATCTAATAATAGCTTCTTTAATTTCTAAtgtaattgcaaaaatattaacacatttgcaattttgatgagAGCAGCATGAAAACATTAGGCTTGGGAACGTGTCATTCAAAGTGGTGAAAGTAGGGAACCAAACcaatttaaaataaactcattATTTTTGGTTGTCATGTTTTAATGTTAATCTTAGTTTTGAAAATGCAATTTAATTTGCTCGTTAAATAAAACACAAAATCATCCCTGTGGATGAAATGATTTCGCCTTCGTGAAGTTAGATGATGTTTTCCTGGGTTACCCCGTTGGCTGAACCAATGGGGTGCTTCGTTCGGTGTCAGGAGTCCAATCACGGGTGTGCTTCGGCTCCATTTTGGTTTCTAAAGGCCATTCTATGTCAGGTGATCATTGAGAATGGACGCAGATATTTTTTTTATCCCACCCACTACTCCCATTATGTCATGTTTGATATCTgattaaaatgtgtcataaaaattaAGTCTCGCAGGAGTGAGACAATCGCATATGGTTGGTCTCTAAGTTGAAATGTAAATAAGAATGAGATGAAATATGAAGGAGAAAGGAAAACATATTGGTTGATGGCACCCGAGTTAGAATAATGATGTTGGTAGACTAATTTTGGCGCCAATAGCCAAAATGAATCCACCGCCAACATTACATATTATGTTTACAGTATTCGTACCAATAACATCGGTGTATCCACCAATACCACCTCTCTGCTCTTTGTCTAGTTTATGTTCCTCCTCGATGATGATTCTCATCAGGTCCTCGCCCTTCTTGCGAATGTCACGGTCCACGGCACGTCTGACGGTGAGGTCGGTCACGCCATAGGCCAGTAAGGTTGAGTCGAGACCCTGGGGGACAGTGTTGTCTCCGTTGACTGGAGAGTCTTTGGATAACAGCCCACAGTTAATCTGTCAAGTGAAAAGCGACATAACAATAAGATGAAAGGCTAGATTACCGGATCAGGTCCGCAACGAAACTACTTCCGGGTTATTATTGACAGTTTCTTGTATCCTgggatatttgttttaaatataaaatgctagagtgaacaaaaGCCCAtaatgaggagtgacacaggtcaagaacttaaATAGGCACATAGGCACTATAAAAGCCAACTACATGGGCCAACCAGTGGTTCACATGAGCTTTAGGATAACAAGACACGAGAAATAAGATGcgtatgcactctgctcttgaaagatggtgcgccgttgtcagacatgtctccgactactccatctggtaggctattccaaacgtaaactgcagtgtggatgaaggtcctgccagtagatatggttctagaaacggGTACCTTGAGAGCATGTGCATTTTGTggaggactgttgctgcagccacttgacgtctttgatggagagatgtgatgttcagcatTGTGCTTGCTTCCTCTTAGTTCAcgcctatgattcgaagggccttcctctggttagagtctaataatcctagagtggtggcgctCATCCAGCACAGTGAGgcatattccatcacactgcgaacttgagcCTTGTAGACGGTTGCTCTACCTGACATCAGGTTTATTTGCAACTGTGCAAAGGTGCAATGTGTTTCCCCAGGTATTGCTTGCATTTGGAGAACGTTTTCAAAACTCACAATTGCTCAAAAAGCATTACGATAATTGGTCTCAAATGCCATCATACGTATATGCTATCACCAACACTGAGCATTTTGTCAACTTTGTAAGGAATAGCCAACTGAGATTCCTGGGGCACATCGTTTGTCTTCCGGAGGAGGAGCCTGCTAGAAGGTATTCTTTCTAGATACTATCTCATGGTAAAAGAATACTGTGACGTCCACACACCTCGCAACCTACGTTCAACGTACATACGAGAGTATGATGAAGGCATTCAAGCAGAACAGATAGCCGAATGCCAAAGATCGGAGAAATCTTATGGTCACATTGTCCGCTGTTAAACCCTGCAAGATTTCAAAACCAAAATCAACAACAGCAACCTGGATATCACAAATGGGCCCTCTTTTAACTGCTTTGCACCGTGTCTACGTCTTGTGCGAGTTTAGGCCGGACCTTAGGAACTTAGTGGTGTCAGTGTAGTTGGTGTAAATACGGCGTCTCAATCGTTTCAACCCTTGGCAGTCCTGTGTCAAGCAAAAGTACTAAGTATATGTCAagcaaaaagtacaaaaatgtaGACATAATGTAAAAACCAGATGAATCAATTCAACGcagatattttgtttcattttcaatgattataatatatttttaagccatgcatatttatatatatataagttaTATTTGCAAATGTTGTGTTTGTAATTACCGAAGTTGTGATAGGCTTGCCGTCAAAATCTCTGCATATGGTCGAGCGGGCCCGGAAACTGACACTTTCATTAGCTTTCCACAACTCCACCGACTGGCGTTCACTGATGATGGGCCGTGGAGAAATGGGCTGCACGAACGTCTCGACGAGGATGGTCTCACCTCCATCATTACCGTCGATTTTCTCGAGCAGATTTTCAACAGCGTTGGTGATGGATTTGAGGTTACCGGCTTTATGAATGGTTACGCCGATACCGCCGTAGGACTCAGAGCTCGACGGCTTAACAACAATCTGAAGTAAAAAAGGTATTAAAAAAGAACAGTTTAACCCACCAATGCAttgcaatttttaaaacaaacGCTGACACTTGACTACCAGAACTCCATGATAAACACTGCTAGGCAGACGCCCTAACTGGGCTACCGAATCTCCATGATAAACACGGCTTAACTAATCGTAGCTTATGTCGGACAGTCGGGCTATATAAAACATATAGCACAACAGACTAAAACTCCTTTTGCgttacgcaatcgacgcattttgttacgcaatcgacacagtttaatgcattttgttacgcaatcgacgcatttcCCTGCGCAATACACGGACTTTGGGACGTAATCGACGCATTTGACGTGTGTGGGTGTGTGGCGTGTTACATCATGTTCTATATTGCATGtctcaaaaataaagaaaataaaccaTTACCCGAAACCTGGACTGAAACCAGGGGCCTTCCGAACTAAAGTCGGACACTCTTTCAACTTAGCTAAACGGGGATATACAAATATTAGATAATCagatattattatcatttttaattTATAATTCATGCGAAAAATATGAATAAACGTTTTCCAAGATTTTCTGTTGAATGTAAAACCACTGCATCTTTTCGCTACCTAATTATTTACTTCCTGCTTCTCTAAAGACTTTAAGCATCGGAAACGTCTCTCAAGTCCGTATGTATCGGGAACGTCTCTTAAGTCTATAATACTATattgctccaagaaagtatccttacacttggaaaaataatcacaatttcaaaactgaaccagtttggggtaaatttgtatttttaagagatgcactatctaatccagcATATTtcaacaccacattgaatccaatgggacttcaagaagcaaagttacaagcatttgattagactaaggtccagttttaaaagtgacacactggcctattcaaacgtccacggactagacatttgatttgagagtggtaaatggctaatttgtgtgtgcctttaatttaaaacaaaaggaacaaataaatactgctttaaataaagtttcattgaagaaactgtgtagtctctttgtgtCTATTcatttgcttgtaactttacttcttgaggtcacattggattcaacgtggtgtcataatgtgcaggattagatagtgcatctattacaaaaacaaatgtaccccaatatggttcagttttgacattgtgattattttttccaagtgtaaggatactttcttggcgcagtatactatTAACCCCatcagaactacctgccgattggccaaaaagaagttttcattatcaattggcccaatcagcaacattgctggaataatttcaaattggggtgaattattaacaaaactccattctgattggtgattaaaatgaaaatatcatgcaattaaccaatcagaggcaatgttagatcggcaggtagtgctcagggggttaagaaagTGCCAAAATATAGACAACGTTAGGTTTCATGACGACAGATGAATGAATGGTTACTGGGTATGGTTCCCGGGTATGGTTACCGAAATAGAGGAATGAGAATAATTTTCAGCCCCGTAACTCCCCTAGAAGCTCCTAGAAAAGCCCACTAACTCACCTTCTTGCCTGTGACGCTAGGTTTGTTAATGAACTTAGCTATCTCCTGCTCCATGGAGATGCCATGTTCACAAACGCTACCATTTTCGATCCGTTTCCTGATACACACGCACGTGTTGTCGGCGTTCGTCTTGGCGGCTATATTGGCTTGTGCCTCGATGCGACACGAGCACTCCTGCTCCTGGCATTTGTCTCTGTGCTGAACCTCGAATGTGGGTGGCTGCTCGCCAGATTTCTTGGTTTTCACACACTTGCCCAACATACACACTCGGATGGCATCAGAGTTGGGCTCCTAACAGAAGAAGTACAAAATACAAGTAAATTCTTTGATCACCTTGAGTGTAATGCGAAAATGTGTTGTATATTGCAACCAGATCAACCACACAGTCTGTGGaggaaatcacacattatggctttaaagtacACATTTTAAATGCTTAGCAAAGCATTCACACTGATTGATAATCATTACTTATGGCTGAATTATATTTGTCAACACAAATGTGTACATACATTTACATTAACAGTTAAGTTTTTATGCTAGAGTGTACCTTGCGTTTGTCTTCAATCTTAAAGGCCAGTGTCTCGGGGACGGCAACCCCGACTTTGGACATAAGGTGTCGGGTCCAGAGTTTGTCGTGTATCATATCACACAGTGGTTGCGAGCTACTCATCTGGCAGTCCAAGTTCAACTGCAACGACAAAATagtgtacatttcaaatttaaaagggcatttcgtgatccacagccacaTCCGTcacaaaatgttgagattttagTGCCagcgtaatgctggtttcatata includes the following:
- the LOC140168529 gene encoding carnosine synthase 1-like; the protein is MLLECGQQVSDSMHLIFSPSWVSKEPSKDHPGLYSVYVHKAITFHKGGATYIDEFLPARRVTYLVNFFTGAITHGLTDWGSNMELNLDCQMSSSQPLCDMIHDKLWTRHLMSKVGVAVPETLAFKIEDKRKEPNSDAIRVCMLGKCVKTKKSGEQPPTFEVQHRDKCQEQECSCRIEAQANIAAKTNADNTCVCIRKRIENGSVCEHGISMEQEIAKFINKPSVTGKKIVVKPSSSESYGGIGVTIHKAGNLKSITNAVENLLEKIDGNDGGETILVETFVQPISPRPIISERQSVELWKANESVSFRARSTICRDFDGKPITTSINCGLLSKDSPVNGDNTVPQGLDSTLLAYGVTDLTVRRAVDRDIRKKGEDLMRIIIEEEHKLDKEQRGGIGGYTDVIGVDFFLTDEDGEIVPVAIGVKSHDCTINGQIIDFMYHLAQQCTPINAQSIYQVCRSETEYDSATPLKQDSILGRSVRPWVRSMIQRSQDHVLDGKYILIIGAGGLGKAYMWPAAAAMGVQVILIESNPNHIAKDQVYEFINLDVEDHTRDQHHALEIVKILRIKNITVDGCVTFWDDCGPLAALCAEHLKTKGTSYASASIAKTNSYMHATIRRGNARIPHWPVANLYTAASCLISSEADIDNACKIVKFPAIMKLEYSCSAIGVTMCKTTDDVRNTYTAITSSLRTTDDCGRSGLGFNNTMLLMDYLDGSEHDIDVVVFDRKLVAAFISDNGPTNYPAYIETITLLPSSMPADKQVQLVTAAYQCCSEIGLSNGVFNVEMKMTPHRTQTARNQRPDDRPLQTSLD